The Pantanalinema sp. genome contains a region encoding:
- the folE gene encoding GTP cyclohydrolase I FolE, whose protein sequence is MAIETQVPMSREERARQALRTLLEAIGEDPDREGLKDTPDRVLRSWGEIYAGYHQDPAEILSTTFEEVEGYQEFVLLKDIPFDSTCEHHMLPFDGIAHIAYLPADRVVGLSKLARLVDCFARRLQIQERMTQHIAQALMTHLGARGAAVLVEGVHGCMTCRGVRKEGSTMITTAFEGEFAKSDRRTEFLMLTCR, encoded by the coding sequence GTGGCGATCGAAACCCAAGTCCCGATGAGTCGAGAGGAGCGCGCACGTCAAGCGCTTCGGACGCTGCTCGAGGCCATCGGCGAGGATCCCGATCGCGAAGGCCTCAAGGACACTCCCGACCGGGTCCTGCGCAGCTGGGGCGAGATCTATGCCGGCTACCACCAGGATCCCGCCGAGATCCTCTCGACGACGTTCGAGGAGGTCGAGGGCTACCAGGAGTTCGTCCTGCTCAAGGACATCCCCTTCGACTCGACCTGCGAGCACCACATGCTCCCCTTCGACGGGATCGCGCACATCGCCTACCTGCCCGCCGACCGGGTGGTGGGCCTCTCCAAGCTGGCGCGCCTGGTCGATTGCTTCGCGCGCCGCCTCCAGATCCAGGAGCGCATGACCCAGCACATCGCCCAGGCCCTGATGACCCACCTGGGCGCCCGGGGGGCCGCGGTGCTGGTCGAGGGCGTCCACGGCTGCATGACCTGCCGGGGCGTCCGCAAGGAAGGCTCGACCATGATCACCACCGCCTTCGAGGGCGAGTTCGCCAAGAGCGATCGCCGCACCGAGTTCCTGATGCTGACCTGCCGCTAG